A single genomic interval of Psychroserpens sp. NJDZ02 harbors:
- a CDS encoding endonuclease III domain-containing protein: MTKQEKVDFVINTLNKLYPEIPVPLDHKDPYTLLVAVLLSAQCTDVRVNQITPLLFAKADNPYDMIKMSVEEIKAIIRPCGLSPMKSKGIYGLSKMLVEDYNGIVPQSFEALETFPAVGHKTAGVVMSQAFGVPAFPVDTHIHRLMYRWNLTNGKNVQQTEKDAKRLFPEDTWNDLHLQIIWYGREYSPARGWDLEKDIITKTIGRATVLKDYYK; encoded by the coding sequence ATGACTAAGCAAGAAAAGGTAGATTTTGTTATAAATACGTTAAATAAGCTCTATCCAGAAATACCTGTTCCGTTAGATCATAAAGATCCCTACACCTTATTAGTTGCTGTGCTGCTCTCTGCGCAATGTACAGATGTCAGAGTCAATCAAATTACACCTTTATTATTTGCTAAAGCAGATAATCCGTATGATATGATTAAAATGAGTGTCGAAGAGATCAAGGCTATTATTAGACCTTGTGGTTTATCACCGATGAAAAGTAAAGGGATTTACGGCTTATCAAAAATGTTAGTCGAAGACTATAATGGTATTGTACCGCAGTCCTTTGAAGCCTTAGAAACTTTCCCTGCTGTGGGACATAAAACTGCTGGTGTAGTTATGAGTCAAGCGTTTGGCGTACCTGCTTTTCCAGTGGATACACACATACATAGACTTATGTACCGCTGGAATTTAACTAACGGTAAAAACGTACAACAAACCGAAAAAGATGCTAAACGCCTATTTCCAGAAGATACCTGGAATGATCTACACCTACAAATTATATGGTATGGTCGCGAGTATTCTCCTGCCAGAGGTTGGGATTTAGAAAAGGATATTATTACCAAAACTATTGGTCGTGCGACTGTTTTAAAGGACTATTATAAGTAG
- a CDS encoding carboxy terminal-processing peptidase, translated as MYKPLLLLTFLFSSISYAQSDTLFCQQLVAVKQLVKENHYQPKAINDSLSKGVFDLFITSLDEDKDYFLQTDITQFKADQFQIDDYLLTDNCTFVEQFKTVLAKRIQDTKTILERLNTSVPDYSGGLTLQYKPADQYVYYKDYNALATSIEKLVGYKVMTSLLDNTEDIAYIKANFATLEASTRLDVIRNQLCLLEQFSSTSGGLDRYVKDAFINAFLQYHDPHSVFFNPTEKLIYESGLSSNQLSFGITTEKNKEGQIVIAQITPGSAAFKNGNIETEDVIISLTANGTTLKTLCVSNDAIEAFSNKEDHKTMSFLIKKQNGTEQNITLTKTKIKVEDNAIRGFLIGEDKALGYIKIPRFYTNDESINGRGLSSDFAKELYKLQKQNIQGLLIDLRFNGGGSMGEAIELTGMFIDRGPVTIIKTNLKDTYTIRDVKRGTYFNKPVIVLVNNYSASASEFFAAAMQDYNRALIVGSTTHGKSSAQSILALDDTKNIGYCKITMEKFYRVTGQSHQAIGIIPDVKLPSVYNDLDSGEQFYDYALQNDTVTPEQIFKPLQKKDYSTLISKNKQRLASNTAFTQIAENNIKLKESIFALGPQYALTLDEVNKTREQKRTLYNQIFPNDTDQVVIAVSNTASTEKASHYNTDNDSLNAGIINQLSQDIYIAETYSILKDLINLKD; from the coding sequence ATGTACAAACCCCTACTCCTACTTACTTTCTTATTTTCTAGTATTTCTTACGCACAATCAGACACCTTATTCTGTCAACAACTAGTTGCTGTAAAGCAATTGGTCAAAGAAAACCATTATCAGCCTAAAGCCATTAATGATAGTTTATCAAAAGGGGTGTTTGATTTATTTATTACAAGCTTAGACGAAGACAAAGATTACTTTCTTCAAACGGATATTACTCAATTTAAAGCGGATCAATTTCAAATAGACGACTATTTATTAACCGATAATTGTACGTTTGTAGAGCAGTTTAAAACAGTATTAGCAAAACGTATCCAAGATACTAAAACAATCCTTGAACGTTTAAATACTAGTGTTCCAGATTACTCTGGAGGTTTAACATTACAATATAAACCAGCAGATCAATACGTTTACTACAAAGATTACAATGCTTTAGCAACTAGTATAGAAAAATTAGTCGGTTATAAAGTTATGACTAGTTTGCTAGACAATACCGAAGACATCGCATATATCAAAGCTAATTTTGCAACCTTAGAAGCTAGTACACGTTTAGATGTTATTAGAAATCAATTGTGTTTATTAGAGCAATTTTCTAGCACAAGTGGTGGTTTAGATCGGTACGTAAAAGATGCTTTTATTAATGCTTTTTTACAATATCATGACCCACACTCGGTATTTTTTAATCCTACAGAAAAATTAATTTACGAAAGTGGTTTATCCAGTAATCAGTTGTCCTTTGGGATAACAACAGAAAAAAATAAAGAAGGACAAATCGTAATTGCACAAATTACACCTGGAAGTGCTGCTTTTAAAAATGGGAATATCGAAACTGAAGATGTCATTATTTCATTAACCGCCAATGGGACCACCTTAAAAACCTTGTGCGTGTCCAACGACGCTATTGAAGCTTTTAGCAACAAAGAAGACCACAAAACGATGTCTTTTTTGATTAAAAAGCAAAACGGAACAGAGCAAAATATTACACTGACTAAAACTAAAATAAAAGTCGAAGACAATGCTATTAGAGGCTTTTTAATAGGCGAAGACAAGGCGTTAGGTTATATTAAAATCCCTAGGTTTTATACTAACGACGAGTCCATAAATGGGCGTGGTTTAAGCTCTGATTTTGCTAAGGAATTATACAAACTTCAAAAGCAAAACATACAAGGTTTGCTTATTGACTTACGTTTTAATGGTGGTGGCTCTATGGGAGAAGCGATTGAATTAACAGGAATGTTTATAGATCGTGGCCCTGTTACCATAATAAAAACAAACCTTAAAGACACCTATACGATTAGAGATGTTAAACGTGGTACTTATTTTAATAAACCTGTCATTGTTTTGGTTAACAACTATAGCGCTTCTGCCTCAGAGTTTTTTGCTGCCGCCATGCAAGACTACAATCGGGCATTAATTGTTGGGTCCACAACCCATGGTAAATCTAGTGCACAAAGCATTCTTGCTCTAGACGACACAAAAAACATAGGGTATTGCAAAATTACTATGGAAAAGTTTTACCGTGTCACGGGACAAAGTCATCAAGCCATAGGTATTATTCCAGATGTAAAACTACCGTCTGTGTATAATGATTTGGATAGCGGAGAACAGTTTTATGACTATGCTTTACAAAACGATACCGTTACTCCAGAACAAATATTTAAACCATTACAAAAAAAGGATTACAGTACACTAATTAGTAAAAACAAACAACGTTTAGCTTCCAACACTGCTTTTACACAAATAGCCGAAAATAATATAAAGCTAAAAGAAAGCATTTTTGCTTTAGGACCGCAATATGCATTAACCTTAGACGAGGTCAATAAAACTAGAGAACAAAAAAGAACATTATATAATCAAATTTTCCCTAATGACACCGACCAGGTCGTAATCGCAGTGTCTAACACCGCTTCTACTGAAAAAGCAAGCCATTATAACACGGATAATGATTCTTTAAATGCTGGCATTATCAATCAATTATCACAAGATATTTACATTGCAGAAACCTATTCAATTTTAAAAGACTTAATTAATCTTAAAGATTAA
- the gcvT gene encoding glycine cleavage system aminomethyltransferase GcvT, with the protein MKNTALTATHEALNAKMVPFAGYNMPVQYDGVNIEHEAVRKDCGVFDVSHMGEFLISGPNALALIQSVSSNDATKLTIGKAQYSCLPNDDGGIVDDLIIYKLKEEQYLLVVNASNIEKDWNWISSKNTVDADMRDLSSDYSLLAIQGPNAVAKMQALTSHDLAAIKFYNFEVGDFAGIDNVIISATGYTGSGGFEIYCKNDEVKQIWDKVTEAGAKPIGLAARDTLRLEMGYCLYGNDIDDTTSPIEAGLGWVTKFNKTFTNSAALEDQKRRGVDRKLVAFELDERGIPRHGYDIVDGQGKKIGVVTSGTMSPMLNKGIGLGYVPTVFTDVNSKINIQIRKNAVPATVVKLPFYKA; encoded by the coding sequence ATGAAAAATACAGCTTTAACAGCAACTCACGAAGCACTTAATGCAAAAATGGTTCCTTTTGCAGGTTACAATATGCCTGTCCAATATGATGGTGTAAATATCGAACATGAAGCCGTTAGAAAAGATTGCGGTGTGTTTGACGTATCACACATGGGTGAATTTTTAATCTCAGGTCCTAATGCCTTAGCGTTAATACAAAGTGTTAGTAGTAATGACGCGACTAAACTAACCATTGGTAAAGCACAATATTCTTGTTTGCCAAATGATGATGGTGGTATTGTTGATGATTTAATTATCTACAAACTAAAGGAAGAACAATACTTATTAGTTGTTAATGCTAGTAATATTGAAAAGGATTGGAACTGGATTAGCTCTAAAAACACAGTAGATGCTGATATGCGTGATTTGTCTTCAGACTACTCGTTATTAGCGATTCAAGGTCCAAATGCAGTCGCAAAAATGCAAGCGTTAACCAGTCATGATTTAGCCGCTATCAAATTTTACAATTTTGAAGTTGGTGATTTTGCTGGAATAGATAATGTTATAATCTCTGCTACTGGTTATACAGGAAGTGGTGGTTTTGAAATCTATTGTAAGAATGACGAAGTCAAACAAATTTGGGATAAAGTTACTGAAGCTGGTGCAAAACCAATTGGTTTAGCGGCGCGTGACACATTGCGTTTAGAAATGGGATATTGCCTTTACGGAAATGATATTGACGATACCACTTCTCCTATTGAAGCCGGTTTAGGTTGGGTTACAAAATTTAATAAAACATTTACTAACAGTGCTGCTTTAGAAGATCAAAAACGTCGTGGTGTTGATCGTAAATTAGTTGCTTTTGAGCTAGACGAACGTGGTATACCAAGACATGGTTATGATATCGTTGATGGTCAAGGTAAAAAAATTGGTGTTGTAACTTCTGGTACAATGTCTCCAATGCTAAATAAAGGGATTGGTTTAGGTTATGTACCAACCGTTTTTACTGATGTCAACAGTAAAATTAATATTCAGATTCGTAAAAATGCAGTGCCTGCAACAGTTGTAAAACTTCCGTTTTACAAGGCATAA
- the bcp gene encoding thioredoxin-dependent thiol peroxidase, which produces MNTLKQGDKVPNFTVNDQDGHPVSLSDYKGKKLVVFFYPKASTPGCTAEACNLTDNYKALQDKGYEILGVSADSEKRQTNFKNKYSFPFPLLADEEKEVINAFGVWGLKKFMGKEYDGIHRKTFLVDEDGVVAHVIDKVKTKDHAAQILEL; this is translated from the coding sequence ATGAATACATTAAAACAAGGCGATAAAGTACCAAATTTTACAGTAAATGATCAAGATGGACATCCTGTGTCATTATCCGATTATAAAGGAAAAAAGCTAGTTGTTTTCTTTTATCCTAAAGCAAGTACACCTGGTTGTACTGCCGAAGCTTGTAACTTAACAGATAATTATAAAGCGTTACAAGATAAAGGGTATGAGATTTTGGGAGTTAGTGCCGATTCTGAAAAAAGACAAACCAATTTTAAAAACAAATATAGTTTTCCGTTTCCGTTATTAGCGGATGAAGAAAAAGAAGTTATTAATGCTTTTGGGGTTTGGGGTTTAAAAAAGTTTATGGGTAAAGAATATGATGGTATCCACAGAAAAACCTTTTTGGTTGATGAAGATGGAGTAGTAGCCCATGTTATTGATAAAGTGAAAACTAAAGATCACGCAGCACAAATTTTAGAGCTGTAA
- a CDS encoding YebC/PmpR family DNA-binding transcriptional regulator, protein MGRAFEFRKARKMKRWSAMSKAFTRIGKDIVMAVKEGGPDPGSNSRLRAVIQNAKAVNMPKDNVERAIKKASDKSLGDYKEVVFEGYAPHGIAILVETATDNNTRTVANVRSYFNKCDGSLGTSGSVVFMFDHTCNFRLNAEGLDPEELELEFIDFGAEEVFADDDGILIYAPFESFGAIQAELESRDIEILSSGFERIPQVTKAVTPEEAVDIEKLLEKLEEDDDVQNVYHTMEETAE, encoded by the coding sequence ATGGGAAGAGCTTTCGAATTTAGAAAAGCACGTAAGATGAAACGTTGGTCGGCAATGAGTAAAGCCTTTACACGTATTGGAAAAGATATTGTAATGGCAGTTAAAGAAGGCGGACCAGACCCTGGCAGTAACTCACGTTTACGTGCAGTTATCCAAAATGCGAAAGCAGTCAACATGCCAAAAGACAATGTAGAGCGTGCTATTAAAAAAGCTAGTGATAAAAGTCTTGGTGATTATAAAGAAGTTGTTTTTGAAGGTTATGCCCCACATGGTATAGCAATATTAGTAGAAACTGCAACCGACAACAATACGCGTACTGTCGCTAACGTCCGTAGTTATTTTAATAAATGTGATGGTAGCTTAGGGACTTCAGGGTCTGTTGTATTTATGTTTGACCACACTTGTAACTTTAGACTTAATGCAGAAGGATTAGATCCGGAAGAATTAGAATTAGAGTTTATTGACTTTGGTGCAGAGGAAGTCTTTGCTGATGATGATGGAATTTTAATTTATGCGCCTTTTGAAAGCTTTGGAGCAATCCAAGCAGAATTGGAAAGTCGCGACATTGAGATTTTATCTTCAGGGTTTGAGCGTATCCCTCAAGTCACAAAAGCAGTTACGCCAGAAGAAGCTGTAGATATCGAAAAATTATTAGAGAAATTAGAAGAGGATGATGATGTACAAAACGTATATCATACCATGGAAGAAACTGCGGAATAA
- a CDS encoding glutaminase, with amino-acid sequence MLDFNTIINNIHNNLKHNVVKGVVASYIPELSKQDVNSFGIFMQHMDGRTFQAGDAEVPFSIQSISKVLSLSKAIAFEDNNLWTRVDVEPSGNPFNHLSLLELENGIPRNPLINAGAIVVADILCSQFKNPKEDFLQYVRDIANDQTITYNYKVAESERLTGFNNFAAANLLKSFDNLNNDVDVVLDFYFHQCALEMTCAQIAKTFYVFANSGKCINNIPHITVSQAKRINAIMLTCGFYDESGEFAFEVGLPGKSGVGGGIVALLPNHFVLTTWAPGLNAKGNSLLGMQALEQFTTQTNLSVF; translated from the coding sequence ATGTTAGATTTTAATACAATTATAAACAACATCCATAATAACTTAAAACATAATGTTGTTAAGGGTGTTGTTGCTTCTTATATTCCGGAACTCTCCAAGCAGGATGTTAATTCATTTGGAATATTTATGCAACACATGGATGGTCGCACATTTCAAGCAGGTGATGCTGAAGTGCCCTTTTCTATTCAAAGTATTTCCAAAGTATTATCCTTATCCAAAGCCATCGCTTTTGAGGATAATAATTTATGGACACGTGTTGATGTGGAGCCTTCAGGGAACCCCTTTAACCATCTGTCTTTACTTGAGTTAGAAAACGGTATCCCAAGAAATCCTTTAATAAATGCAGGTGCTATTGTTGTTGCCGATATATTATGTAGCCAATTTAAAAATCCGAAAGAAGATTTTTTACAATACGTCAGAGACATTGCTAACGATCAAACCATTACTTATAATTACAAAGTTGCAGAGTCGGAACGCTTAACTGGTTTTAATAATTTTGCTGCAGCTAACCTTTTAAAATCTTTTGACAATCTTAATAATGATGTCGATGTGGTTTTAGATTTCTATTTTCATCAATGTGCTTTGGAGATGACCTGTGCCCAAATTGCTAAAACATTTTATGTCTTTGCTAACAGCGGAAAATGCATCAATAACATACCACACATTACGGTTAGTCAAGCCAAACGTATTAATGCTATTATGTTAACCTGTGGTTTTTATGACGAATCTGGAGAGTTTGCTTTTGAAGTTGGCTTACCTGGTAAAAGTGGTGTTGGCGGTGGTATTGTAGCCTTATTACCTAACCATTTTGTACTTACAACTTGGGCGCCTGGTTTAAATGCCAAAGGGAACTCCTTATTAGGCATGCAAGCGCTAGAACAATTTACTACCCAAACCAATTTATCTGTTTTCTAA
- a CDS encoding RNA polymerase sigma factor, with product MQKVTITDAILVSNYIKGEESALEVLITRHKQRIYSFIYSKVYDRDIAEDIFQDTFIKVIRTLKRGKYNEEGKFLPWVMRISHNLVIDHFRKNKRMPKFDNSGEFDIFSVISDSALNAEKSMVKAQVEADVRRLIEELPGDQKEVLVMRMYNDMSFKEISERTGVSINTALGRMRYALINMRKVIEKHNIVLTN from the coding sequence ATGCAAAAAGTAACAATCACAGATGCTATTCTCGTTAGTAACTACATTAAAGGAGAGGAATCTGCTTTAGAGGTATTGATTACTCGACACAAACAACGTATATACAGTTTCATTTATTCTAAAGTTTACGATAGAGATATTGCTGAAGATATTTTTCAGGATACTTTTATTAAGGTGATACGTACTTTAAAACGCGGTAAATATAATGAAGAAGGTAAGTTTTTACCTTGGGTAATGCGTATTTCTCATAATTTAGTTATTGATCATTTTAGAAAAAATAAACGTATGCCAAAATTTGATAATTCAGGCGAATTTGATATTTTTTCAGTAATTAGTGATAGTGCTTTAAATGCAGAGAAATCGATGGTTAAAGCGCAGGTAGAGGCAGATGTTAGACGGTTAATTGAAGAATTGCCTGGAGATCAAAAAGAGGTTTTGGTTATGCGTATGTACAACGATATGAGTTTCAAAGAAATCTCAGAACGTACAGGCGTTAGTATTAATACAGCTCTAGGGCGTATGCGTTATGCATTAATTAATATGAGAAAGGTTATCGAAAAGCACAATATTGTTTTAACAAATTAA
- a CDS encoding sugar nucleotide-binding protein gives MKEDNNKHRILILGASGFLGQAIYKELCGYFQTFGTYCTDSYSFEKNQHYFQYNIEEDDIFEILNSIKPTIIISAIRGNFSAQVLAHQHIAEYLLANNSKLLFLSSANVFDAYSKFPSYETDKTLSHSMYGHFKIKIENMLLRLPKRQATIIRLPMVFGAQSPRIQEIKFFIKEKQPIEVFPNLIMNVTTDTKLTQQIHYLINRNKSGIFHLGSSDLVHHDDFFKEIMRSFGVANPLFKQVFTTNDDRYLAVLSKENKLPKHLQLVSQDILTELEV, from the coding sequence ATGAAAGAGGATAATAACAAACATCGTATACTTATACTTGGTGCTAGTGGTTTTTTGGGACAAGCCATTTATAAAGAATTATGTGGTTACTTTCAAACCTTCGGTACGTATTGTACAGATAGTTATAGCTTTGAAAAAAACCAGCACTACTTTCAATACAATATAGAAGAGGACGATATTTTTGAAATCCTGAACAGTATAAAACCGACAATTATTATTTCGGCTATTAGAGGAAATTTCTCTGCTCAGGTTCTGGCGCATCAACATATTGCAGAATACCTTCTGGCTAATAATAGCAAGTTGTTATTTTTATCTTCTGCCAATGTTTTTGACGCTTATAGCAAGTTTCCTAGTTATGAAACGGACAAAACATTAAGCCATAGTATGTATGGTCATTTTAAGATTAAAATAGAAAACATGCTATTGCGTTTACCTAAACGTCAGGCAACCATCATTAGATTACCCATGGTTTTTGGCGCACAATCGCCAAGAATACAAGAAATTAAGTTTTTTATAAAAGAGAAACAACCTATTGAAGTCTTTCCTAATTTAATAATGAATGTCACTACGGACACTAAACTGACGCAACAAATTCATTATTTAATTAACAGAAACAAATCTGGCATTTTCCACCTAGGCAGCTCAGACTTGGTGCATCATGACGATTTCTTTAAAGAAATCATGCGGTCATTTGGTGTGGCTAATCCATTGTTTAAACAAGTCTTTACAACTAATGACGATCGTTATTTAGCGGTTTTATCTAAAGAAAATAAACTCCCCAAACACTTGCAATTAGTAAGTCAAGATATTTTAACAGAATTAGAAGTATAA
- a CDS encoding 4a-hydroxytetrahydrobiopterin dehydratase, which yields MSTLTPLEIEQRLLRLPEWEYFDNAIQAEFEFENFKDCFSAMSRIAFECEALNHHPEWTNEYNVLKIILTTHDAGGVTDKDFKLALAIEHIVEEEED from the coding sequence ATGAGCACACTGACCCCATTAGAAATTGAACAGCGCTTATTAAGACTTCCGGAATGGGAGTATTTTGATAATGCAATACAAGCCGAATTTGAATTCGAAAATTTTAAAGATTGCTTTAGCGCCATGAGCCGAATTGCTTTTGAATGTGAAGCATTAAATCATCATCCAGAATGGACTAACGAATATAATGTGTTAAAAATAATACTAACGACGCATGATGCAGGTGGCGTGACTGATAAAGATTTTAAACTAGCCTTAGCAATAGAGCATATTGTGGAAGAGGAAGAAGATTAA